In Bacillus rossius redtenbacheri isolate Brsri chromosome 9 unlocalized genomic scaffold, Brsri_v3 Brsri_v3_scf9_2, whole genome shotgun sequence, one DNA window encodes the following:
- the LOC134542789 gene encoding invertebrate-type lysozyme 3-like — translation MFRLVILLSGAFLLLLAPVLGQQDDFSGDVDNLCLGCICEAASDCDRQAGCLGDVCGLFKITRPYWVDAGRPLVQGDDPEQAEAYPRCSSDPTCSARAVQNYMAKYKQDCDGDGAVDCQDYAAIHRLGGYGCKGDLDPVYKGKVKACLNQWQTDLFRSGGP, via the exons ATGTTCCGTCTCGTCATCCTCCTGTCGGGGGCGTTTCTGCTGCTCCTCGCTCCAGTCCTAG GTCAGCAGGACGACTTCTCGGGCGACGTGGACAACCTGTGCCTGGGCTGCATCTGCGAGGCGGCCAGCGACTGCGACCGCCAGGCGGGCTGCCTGGGCGACGTGTGCGGCCTGTTCAAGATCACCAGGCCCTACTGGGTGGACGCGGGCCGCCCCCTGGTGCAGGGAGACGACCCCGAGCAGGCGGAAG cgtaCCCGAGATGTTCGTCGGACCCCACCTGTTCGGCGCGCGCGGTCCAGAACTACATGGCCAAATACAAGCAG GACTGCGACGGCGACGGCGCGGTGGACTGCCAGGACTACGCCGCCATCCACCGCCTGGGCGGCTACGGCTGCAAGGGCGACCTGGATCCCGTCTACAAGGGCAAGGTGAAGGCCTGCCTCAACCAGTGGCAGACGGACCTCTTCAGGTCGGGTGGGCCCTAG
- the LOC134542788 gene encoding lysozyme-like isoform X2 gives MASAPFFVALSSCVLLMAGGKETLLDDICMNCICEATSGCDMMSPEAGCNNDTCGLYALPKVYWEDGGRPRVPGEEEEDEDEAYKTCAQDTRCAEAVVHNYMIKYAQDCNHDDDIDCYDYAAIHRKGGFGCRATLDQKYRLSVDRCIQAARNLTAPAP, from the exons ATGGCGTCAGCTCCGTTCTTCGTCGCTTTGTCGTCGTGCGTCCTGCTGATGGCCGGAG GCAAGGAGACGCTGCTGGACGACATCTGCATGAACTGCATCTGCGAGGCGACGTCTGGCTGCGACATGATGTCCCCGGAGGCGGGCTGCAACAACGACACGTGCGGGCTGTACGCGCTGCCCAAGGTCTACTGGGAGGACGGCGGCCGGCCGCGGGTACCCggcgaggaggaggaggacgagGACGAGG CTTACAAGACTTGCGCCCAGGACACCCGCTGCGCCGAGGCGGTGGTACACAACTACATGATTAAATACGCACAG GACTGCAACCACGACGACGACATCGACTGCTACGACTATGCGGCTATCCACCGCAAGGGCGGGTTCGGCTGCCGTGCGACCTTGGACCAGAAGTACCGCCTGTCCGTGGACAGGTGCATCCAGGCAGCCAGGAACCTCACCGCCCCCGCCCCTTGA
- the LOC134542786 gene encoding uncharacterized protein LOC134542786, whose protein sequence is MKSYWVVTWVLMLLMAAHGALARGVQEDFRDDDPGHEVSRSDQQQQQQQQQQQQLKRLVDLVVGDLPDPDRRNSADHAPPGVGNARDGSGKQKQGFRPERALDSNDVGAGDPDSGLDQIVDFLLGAADEVVASRGEAQIAVPDMSEEFEKRVAFVTLRGRFEAQQGWFRNLSTARRTGEVTAARRGPDSVVIAAEFGLAEVEFGFERYRAELAGVSVSGRMTGSVARNSASVRLAASFRGGRCAAALEQVSVDAFDGVDVQLTGLGDLSWLLDSVAGWAARHFRREIEAAIQDNLRTAIAGVLAKLPCGALRDHAPAPEPVVLV, encoded by the coding sequence ATGAAGTCGTATTGGGTCGTCACGTGGGTGTTGATGCTGCTGATGGCGGCGCACGGCGCGCTCGCGAGGGGCGTTCAAGAAGACTTTCGCGACGACGACCCCGGCCACGAGGTATCGCGCTCTgaccaacagcagcagcagcagcagcagcagcagcagcagctgaaACGGCTCGTGGATCTGGTGGTCGGCGACTTGCCGGATCCGGACAGACGCAATTCAGCGGATCACGCCCCGCCTGGAGTGGGCAACGCGCGGGATGGTTCAGGGAAGCAGAAACAAGGATTCAGACCCGAACGCGCGCTGGACTCGAACGACGTGGGCGCCGGAGACCCGGACAGCGGCCTGGACCAGATCGTGGACTTCCTTCTGGGAGCGGCCGACGAGGTGGTCGCCTCAAGGGGCGAGGCGCAGATCGCCGTGCCCGACATGAGCGAGGAGTTCGAGAAGAGGGTGGCCTTCGTGACGCTGCGCGGCAGGTTCGAGGCGCAGCAGGGCTGGTTCAGGAACCTGTCGACGGCGCGCCGCACCGGGGAGGTGACCGCTGCGAGGCGCGGGCCCGACTCGGTGGTGATCGCCGCAGAGTTCGGCCTGGCCGAGGTGGAGTTCGGCTTCGAGCGCTACCGCGCCGAGCTGGCCGGGGTGTCTGTCAGCGGCCGCATGACGGGGTCCGTCGCCCGCAACTCTGCCTCGGTCCGGCTGGCCGCGTCCTTCCGCGGCGGCCGCTGCGCCGCGGCGCTGGAGCAGGTGTCGGTGGACGCCTTCGACGGCGTGGACGTGCAGCTGACGGGGCTCGGGGACCTCAGCTGGCTGCTGGACAGCGTGGCCGGCTGGGCGGCCAGGCACTTCAGGCGGGAGATAGAGGCGGCGATACAGGACAACCTGCGCACGGCCATAGCCGGCGTCCTGGCCAAGCTGCCCTGCGGCGCACTCCGGGACCACGCGCCCGCCCCAGAACCCGTCGTGCTGGTCTAG
- the LOC134542788 gene encoding lysozyme-like isoform X1 codes for MASAPFFVALSSCVLLMAGGVETGKETLLDDICMNCICEATSGCDMMSPEAGCNNDTCGLYALPKVYWEDGGRPRVPGEEEEDEDEAYKTCAQDTRCAEAVVHNYMIKYAQDCNHDDDIDCYDYAAIHRKGGFGCRATLDQKYRLSVDRCIQAARNLTAPAP; via the exons ATGGCGTCAGCTCCGTTCTTCGTCGCTTTGTCGTCGTGCGTCCTGCTGATGGCCGGAG GGGTTGAGACAGGCAAGGAGACGCTGCTGGACGACATCTGCATGAACTGCATCTGCGAGGCGACGTCTGGCTGCGACATGATGTCCCCGGAGGCGGGCTGCAACAACGACACGTGCGGGCTGTACGCGCTGCCCAAGGTCTACTGGGAGGACGGCGGCCGGCCGCGGGTACCCggcgaggaggaggaggacgagGACGAGG CTTACAAGACTTGCGCCCAGGACACCCGCTGCGCCGAGGCGGTGGTACACAACTACATGATTAAATACGCACAG GACTGCAACCACGACGACGACATCGACTGCTACGACTATGCGGCTATCCACCGCAAGGGCGGGTTCGGCTGCCGTGCGACCTTGGACCAGAAGTACCGCCTGTCCGTGGACAGGTGCATCCAGGCAGCCAGGAACCTCACCGCCCCCGCCCCTTGA